A single genomic interval of Hydractinia symbiolongicarpus strain clone_291-10 chromosome 8, HSymV2.1, whole genome shotgun sequence harbors:
- the LOC130654120 gene encoding protein phosphatase 1 regulatory subunit 42-like — MVKITSEMLLKYASHTKKMSSESDLQYFKRLTHIYLQEKNIEEIDNLAACKNLTVLYLYDNNISVIKNLAFATNLTHLYLQKNNISHLTGLKHMPKLMKLYLGHNSITVVEGLDGNQCLVELHIESQNLPPGEKLLFDPSTMEAISKSLSVLNISNNNIDDTNDLKILRKLNHLMIADNKLYDWVDLSETLLEWPSLYNLEISGNPVCRHKKFRDKLIIMSKSLVMIDSKEVTESNRQFLQNWYANKEAKRQLKKQLRQQTESYDFMVKSVRDSNRLYLNYPYSKDTSLYRLQESTRYGFQPITNKHISKPHKQFAEVLAKAKDGKYLPPLEQARARYREESFHSELPAISHVMHENKPL, encoded by the exons ATGGTAAAGATAACATCTGAAATGTTATTAAAGTATGCAAGCCATACCAAGAAAATGTCGAGTGAATCAGACCTTCAATATTTCAAACGGCTAACACATATTTATttgcaagaaaaaaatattgaagaaatt GACAATCTCGCAGCATGTAAGAACCTGACAGTCCTTTATCTTTACGACAACAACATATCTGTTATCAAGAATTTGGCATTTGCAACCAACCTGACACATCTTTACTTACAGAAGAACAACATATCACATTTGACTGGCCTGAAGCATATGCCAAAATTAATGAAATT aTATCTTGGTCACAACTCAATAACAGTTGTAGAAGGTTTAGATGGGAATCAATGTTTGGTAGAACTTCATATAGAAAGCCAGAATCTACCACCTGGAGAGAAATTATTGTTTGATCCAAGTACGATGGAGGCTATTTCA AAATCACTTTCTGTTCTCAACATCTCCAACAACAACATCGATGACActaatgatttaaaaatcttACGCAAACTGAACCATCTAATGATTGCGGATAATAAACTTTATGATTGGGTGGATTTATCCGAAACTCTTTTAGAATGGCCTTCTCTATACAACTTGGAAATCTCAGGCAACCCTGTTTGTAGACACAAGAAATTTCGTGATAAACTCATCATCATGTCAAAATCACTTG TTATGATTGATAGCAAGGAAGTAACCGAGTCAAATCGACAGTTTTTACAGAACTGGTATGCGAATAAGGAAGCTAAAAGACAACTAAAAAAGCAGTTGAGACAACAGACGGAGAGTTACGACTTTATGGTGAAGAGTGTTCGTGATAGCAACAGGCTGTATTTGAATTACCCTTATTCTAAGGATACGAGTTTATACAGGCTACAAGAGAGCACACGCTATGGATTCCAGCCTATAACTAATAAGCATATCTCGAAACCACACAAGCAGTTTGCTGAAGTTCTCGCTAAAGCTAAAGATGGCAAGTATCTGCCACCGCTGGAACAAGCCAGAGCAAG aTATCGTGAGGAATCATTTCATTCAGAATTACCTGCTATATCTCACGTCATGCATGAAAATAAACCACTGTAG